DNA from Flavobacteriales bacterium:
CAGGCACTCATCGTGCCGGTGCTCGCGGGCGAGACCGTGACGCTGGAGATGAGCCCCGGCATGGTGGCCTGATCGCGCTGCGCAGCCGTGCGCAACAACTGGTGAGCCGGGCCGCGCCCTACGGGGTGCGGCCCGGTGAACCGCACCCAACAGAACCACATGGCAGCCTTCGGCCCCCTCAGCGCAGAGCGATTCCGCGACCTCCTCATGGGCGATGCCTCGTTCGCCACGGAGTTCGTGGTGAACAACAACCCCCAGGAGGTTGCCGACCGCCTCAACGATCTCGGCCTCAACCGGCCGGTGGGGCCCAACACCATCTGGGAGTGCCTGCAAGCGCTGCTGAACAACGGTGACGATGGCGCATTCGTGGACGCGCTGAGCGTGAGCCTGGACACCGACGGCATGCCCATGGAGTACCGCCAGGTGCTGCTCACCCTGGTGCAGCAGCAGGGCGGCAACACCGTGGTGGCCGGCGGCCTGCCCAGCCAGCGCATCAGCAACACCATCGCCCAGCAGGCCCTGGCCAACTACAAGGCGGCCAGCGCCAGCGTGGATGCCCAGGCCAGCACCAACGGCATGGGCGACGATGGCGCCTCTTCCTTCCTGGACTTCTACAAGCCCAAGGCCGGCACGCCCGCGGCCGACAAGCGCAAGCGCGTGATGCGTGCCTTGCTCTGGGGCGGCCTGGCCATCGTGGCCATCGTGGGCGTGGCGCTCCTGATCCGCAACCTGAAGAAATGAACCTGAACGGGCACATGTTCGGACTGTTCCCCATGCTGGAGCCGGAAACGGCGCTGGTTCCCGAGTGGGACAGCCCCGGCGGCGCCAAGGCCCTGGATGCCGCCACCGCCGCGCAGCTGGGCAACAGCCTGGGCGGTGCCACCGGCGGCTTCTTCAACCTGGCCGGCGAGCTTCTCTTCGGCGGCCGCCGCGCCGACCAGCAGCAGCAGCTCTGGGGCCAGCAGCTCGATGCCCAGATGATGGCCGCACAGGCTGAGCGCGATGCCCGCGCCCAGCGCACCGCCATGGTGCTGAAGGTGGTGGCCGCCATTGCCGTGCTGGCCTTCTTGGCCTTCATCCTCTACCTCATCCTCCGATGAACACCAGCAACGCCCTCGATGCCGTGATGCACCGCCTGCGCACGGACGCCTACTACGCCACGGAGGTGATCACGCGCAACAACCCCGATGGGGTGCTGCAGCGCTACGTGGCCCTCACCGGCGCCGCCGCACCGCCCAACACCGAGGCGCTGCTGGGCAAGCTCAACAGCCTGCGCGCCGGCGGCCGCAGCAATCTGGTGCGCGACATCCTCTGGGGCGTGAACTGGCGCTACGGCGTCAGCTCGCCCACGCTGGATGAAGTGTTCCGCAGCTGGCAGGGCGAGGTGGCCAGCCGCCTCAACGATCCGGCTGCCACCGCCAAGAACCTGCCCACCACCGGCAACGGGGTGTTCGATCCCACCGGCGGCGCCGGCTGGGGCAGCGGCACCAGCGACGGCACCGTGTACGGCCCCGAGAACCAGGCCGGCGGCTCTGCTTCAGGCGGCGGCAACGCCCTCAGCTGGGCCGAGGCCATCACCGCCGGCATGGGCAGCCTGGCCGGACTGCTGCACGTGATCAACGGCGGGCAGCTGCCCAGCCCCGGCGGCACGGGCAACCAAGCCCCCCCGCCCCAACCGGCCACCAACTGGGGCAAGGTGATCCTCATCGGCCTGGTGGTGGTGGGCGTGATCGTAGGCATCGCCTACGCCGTGAAGGCCCTGAAGAAGTGATGCACCATGAGCGCCGCAACCGCCATCCGCAACCCCTGGCTCTGGGGCGCCATCGCGCTCCTGCTGCTGGTGGCTGCCCTGGTGTGGTGGGCGCGGCGCAGCAACCTCATGGCCAAGCTGCTGCCCAATAGCCCCGTGTGGCCCGTGGCCGGCCATACGCGCGTGAGCAGCCCGTTCGGGCCGCGCCAGGCACCGCTGCCCGGCGCCAGCACCAACCACAACGGCATCGACATTCCCGCGCCCGTGGGCACCATGGTGCTCAGCCCCCTGCCGGGCGTGGTCAACTACATCGGCACCAGCAGCACCGGAGGCAAGCAGATGCGCATTGCGCACGACAACGGCGCGGTGAGCGGCTACGCCCACCTGCACGAGTATTTGGTGGACCTGGGCGAGCGCGTAGGCAAGGGCGAGCCCGTGGCGCTGGTGGGCAACACCGGCAACAGCACCGGCCCGCACCTGCACTTCACCTGGAAGGAGCGCGAGGATGGCCCCTTCGTTGACCCCATGAACAACTACGCATGAGCGCCTTCGCCATCATCCTCGGCAAGCTGCTGCGCAACCCCTGGTTCTGGGTGGCGGTGGCCGTGATCATCCTGCTGCTGCTGGCGCGCAAGCATGCCGCGCGGTGGAGCGCGGCGCTCAAGCGTGCCTTCGCCCGCGATGCCGGCGACTACAGCGTGGGCCTCACGGACGGCGCGGGAAGGCCGGTGCAGCCGATGAGCGCAGAAGCGCAGGCCCGCCAGCAGGAGATCAAGGACATGGCCCAAGAGGCCTACGCCCAGATGAACGCCGGCATCACCGATCCGGGCGCCCGCCAGGCGGCCCTGGAGCAGCTGCTGAGCCTGAACGATACCGAGCTGCGGCTGGCCGCGCGCGAGTACAACGCGCTGAGCCGCAACGAGAGCCTGTATGCCGCCATCGCCAACGAGTGGATGCCCTTCACCGAGGTGGATGAGCAGCTGATGGCGCGACTGGCGCGCATCGCCATGACCTGAACGAAACCTGCAAACACCCATACCATCATGAACAAGTTCCTCACCGCCCTCGGCACCATCGTAATGGGCGTGGCCATCCTGGTCACCAGCGCCCTCATCTACAACGCCATCGAGCGCAAGCGCAAGGCCATGGCCGACAAGAAGGCCGCCGATGCCGTGGCCGCCAGCGCGGAGGCCACCGATGGCATGCGCATCGCCGCCTGAGCCATGGATGCGCTGCAGGACATCGCGGCAGTGGCCGGCGGCAACAAGCCGCTGGTGGTGAGCATCGACAACTATTCGTTGGTGCTCCTGGGCCTGGCCGTGTTCATCGCCATGCTGCTGGCCGCCCTGGTGGCCGGCTTCATCATCACCTAAGATGACGACCAACCCCTACACGGCACAAGTGGCCGACCTCATCGCCCGCATCGCTCAGCTTGAGCAGCAGGCGCGCGACCTCCGCAACAGCGAGGCGTCCTGGTTCGCACGTTACCAGGACTGGGGCGCCAATACGCCGCAGGGGCAGGAAAGCCTGCAACAGGCCCGATCGCTCAGCAGCCAGGCCGCCGGCATCGACACGCAGGTGGCCGCCCTGAAGAGCCAGCTGGCCACCGCCCAGAAGGCCGAGGCCGACTTCAACGCCGCCTTCACCAGCGCCATCGCCCAGGGCCTTTCGCCCGAGGCGGCCGCCATTGAGGCCCAGAGCCAGGCCGACCGCCGGGCGCTGCTCAACAAGGCGCTGCGCATCGGCCTCATCATCGCCGGGGTGGTAGCCGTTTTCGGCGCCGTGTGGCTCATCAAGCGCCTGCGCAAGGGATGACCCGCAACCTCATCATAGCCGCCGTGGCCCTGCTGGTGCTGGTGCTGGCCCTTACGGTGCTGCGCAAGCGCTGGTGGCGCAACCGCGTGGTGGCCAAGTGGGGCGGCAGCAACCCCTACCTGCGCACCCAGGGCGATGCCTACTGGGGCACCTACAGCCTCGGCGGCCTCATCGGCCTCTACTACAACGGACTGGAGAGCTGGCAGCCGCCCGGCCCCGCGCCCAGCGAAGAGGGCGAATTCAGCGGCCAGTTCTGACACCGAAACACCCGAACCATGAGCACCCGCAACATCATCATCGCCCTAGTGGCCATCCTCGCCATCGCCGGCATCGTGTACGGCTACCGCCGCTACAAGGCCAGCAAGGCCGCCAGCAAGGCCCCCGTGAAGACCCC
Protein-coding regions in this window:
- a CDS encoding M23 family metallopeptidase — encoded protein: MSAATAIRNPWLWGAIALLLLVAALVWWARRSNLMAKLLPNSPVWPVAGHTRVSSPFGPRQAPLPGASTNHNGIDIPAPVGTMVLSPLPGVVNYIGTSSTGGKQMRIAHDNGAVSGYAHLHEYLVDLGERVGKGEPVALVGNTGNSTGPHLHFTWKEREDGPFVDPMNNYA